The following are from one region of the Ruficoccus sp. ZRK36 genome:
- a CDS encoding potassium channel protein has translation MKSPNRQFLYGTSLFLGTIVVGFLVFWLAGWPALDAIYMVIITIFGVGYGEVNTMTPELRIFTIIFIVAGCTALIYTIGAFINWLTEGQLQRLLGERKMEKDIEQLSNHVVICGFGRIGRLLAEQLHSADRDFLIIDPDAHQIEQIRESGYLCIQGDATEETTLKKARLKQASIVATVIPNDAANVFIVLSCRQLNPELIIIARANQTSTESKLKQAGADKIVMPAAIGADRIAHLVLKPNAREILEKDLHDNAFVEGLSEIGLEMNEITLPADSPLIGCSLEELETRGKSAFIVVAVRKPDGQTTIRPSLDLQLESNDTLILMSHIGITPDFVRLKLNRKERFYRGTRH, from the coding sequence ATGAAGTCCCCCAATCGCCAGTTCCTTTACGGGACCAGCTTGTTCCTGGGGACGATCGTGGTCGGGTTTCTCGTCTTCTGGCTGGCCGGGTGGCCCGCACTTGATGCCATCTATATGGTCATCATCACCATATTCGGTGTTGGCTACGGCGAGGTAAACACCATGACGCCGGAGCTGAGGATCTTTACCATCATCTTCATCGTCGCTGGCTGCACCGCCCTCATCTACACGATCGGTGCCTTTATCAACTGGCTGACCGAGGGTCAGCTCCAACGTTTGCTCGGAGAACGCAAAATGGAAAAAGACATCGAACAGCTTTCAAACCATGTCGTCATCTGTGGCTTTGGGCGCATCGGGCGGCTCCTGGCCGAGCAGCTCCACAGCGCCGACAGGGACTTTCTCATCATCGATCCCGATGCTCACCAGATCGAGCAGATTCGCGAGAGCGGCTACCTCTGCATCCAGGGTGATGCCACCGAGGAGACCACGCTCAAGAAAGCCCGCCTCAAGCAGGCATCCATCGTAGCGACCGTCATCCCCAACGATGCCGCCAATGTCTTTATCGTCCTAAGCTGCCGCCAGCTCAACCCGGAGCTCATCATCATCGCCCGCGCGAACCAGACCTCCACCGAGTCCAAGCTCAAGCAAGCCGGTGCCGACAAGATCGTCATGCCCGCAGCCATCGGCGCCGACCGCATCGCCCATCTCGTCCTCAAGCCCAACGCACGCGAAATCCTTGAGAAAGACCTCCACGACAACGCCTTTGTCGAAGGCCTCAGCGAGATCGGCCTCGAGATGAACGAGATCACCCTCCCCGCCGACTCCCCCCTCATCGGCTGCAGCCTCGAGGAGCTGGAAACCCGCGGAAAAAGCGCCTTTATCGTGGTGGCCGTCCGTAAGCCCGACGGCCAAACCACTATCCGCCCATCACTCGACCTCCAGCTCGAAAGCAACGACACGCTCATCCTCATGAGCCACATCGGCATCACCCCGGACTTCGTCCGCCTCAAGCTCAACCGCAAGGAACGCTTCTACCGCGGCACCCGCCACTAA
- a CDS encoding response regulator transcription factor: MKTAYIIEDEPLLRELVQTFISSFTQMEILGSSGDGAEAMREISRLRPDLILADIRVPALSGLEALFLIKRELPNAKVILFTGSATPENVRIACDGHVDGFIEKGEGLEEFQYAIEALSRDEHYYSENVRHILAQISG; the protein is encoded by the coding sequence GTGAAAACGGCTTACATCATCGAAGACGAACCTTTGCTACGGGAGTTAGTACAAACTTTCATCTCTTCGTTTACCCAAATGGAGATCCTCGGTAGCTCTGGAGATGGCGCCGAGGCTATGCGGGAGATCAGCCGCTTGCGGCCGGACTTGATCCTGGCTGATATTAGGGTGCCTGCGCTCTCGGGCCTGGAGGCTCTTTTCCTCATAAAACGGGAGCTTCCGAATGCGAAGGTGATCTTGTTTACCGGCTCAGCCACCCCGGAAAATGTTCGCATCGCCTGCGACGGGCATGTGGATGGCTTTATTGAAAAAGGCGAGGGGCTGGAGGAGTTTCAGTACGCGATTGAGGCGCTCTCGCGCGACGAGCACTACTACAGTGAGAACGTGCGCCACATCCTGGCGCAGATATCTGGCTAG
- a CDS encoding MFS transporter, translating into MFSKLLPSRLKPKQPGKVWTVGTLTYSAGGLMMLFVWLLLGDFSWAMRERSVGPLASWYLSDLGVPNLYFGLIISSFPAVISLILSPIISVKSDRHRGRWGRRLPFLLFTTPIAALGIIGIGITPIVARWVHSHFPSEHDWVIGVICFAVFWAFFEFSTVAGQAVFGGLINDVVPRELLGRFFGLFRAVSLIDGIIFNYWVFGHASTHFTLILVVVGIFYGVSFMLVCLKVKEGEYPPPPPKDPNNPPLALAFLRGVKTYVRECYKSPYYLTVYVMIVVGKLTVMPVNIFVMPYAHKLGVSMDAYGKSMALMFTISLCLSYFLGWLVDKFHPLRMDMAVLTLYALSMLWGFLFTHDQNSFLISWVLHGVTSGCYFTTSASLGLRLFPHNKFAQFASAGGIFTAVGVIGIGPIVGTIIDVSGEQYRLVFLCGMVLAISALIMTFLVFRKFKQFGGDEGYVAPE; encoded by the coding sequence ATGTTTTCTAAATTATTACCATCTCGACTAAAACCGAAGCAGCCCGGCAAGGTATGGACCGTAGGCACCCTGACGTATTCTGCCGGGGGCTTGATGATGCTGTTCGTATGGTTATTACTGGGTGACTTCTCCTGGGCGATGCGAGAACGTTCAGTGGGGCCCTTGGCATCGTGGTATTTGAGTGACCTGGGAGTACCCAACCTGTACTTCGGATTGATCATCAGTTCTTTCCCGGCGGTGATCAGCCTGATTCTCAGCCCGATTATCAGTGTTAAGTCGGACCGGCACCGTGGCCGTTGGGGGCGCCGTCTTCCGTTCCTTTTATTTACGACACCGATCGCGGCCCTTGGCATCATCGGCATTGGCATAACGCCGATTGTCGCGAGGTGGGTGCACTCCCACTTCCCTAGCGAACACGATTGGGTCATCGGAGTTATCTGCTTTGCCGTGTTCTGGGCCTTTTTCGAGTTTTCAACGGTTGCAGGCCAAGCCGTGTTCGGTGGGCTCATCAATGATGTTGTCCCCAGAGAGTTGCTCGGACGTTTTTTTGGTTTGTTCCGTGCCGTAAGTCTCATCGATGGCATCATTTTCAACTACTGGGTATTCGGGCATGCCTCTACGCATTTCACGCTCATTCTCGTCGTCGTCGGTATCTTCTACGGGGTTTCATTCATGCTTGTGTGTTTGAAGGTGAAGGAAGGCGAATATCCTCCACCTCCTCCCAAAGATCCCAATAACCCCCCGCTCGCACTCGCATTTCTCCGAGGCGTAAAAACCTACGTAAGGGAGTGCTACAAAAGCCCCTACTACCTGACGGTGTATGTGATGATCGTCGTGGGGAAGTTGACCGTCATGCCAGTGAACATCTTTGTGATGCCCTACGCCCATAAACTCGGCGTCAGCATGGATGCGTATGGAAAATCGATGGCGCTCATGTTTACGATTTCCCTGTGTCTTTCTTACTTCCTGGGCTGGCTCGTCGATAAATTCCATCCCCTGCGCATGGATATGGCCGTTTTAACCCTATATGCTCTGTCGATGCTTTGGGGATTCCTTTTTACGCATGACCAAAACAGTTTCTTGATCTCCTGGGTACTCCATGGGGTTACATCTGGATGCTATTTCACCACGTCTGCGTCTCTGGGGTTGCGCCTTTTCCCCCACAATAAATTTGCGCAATTTGCTTCAGCCGGAGGTATTTTTACGGCCGTGGGTGTGATCGGTATCGGTCCTATTGTAGGGACGATTATTGATGTGAGCGGCGAGCAGTATCGCCTGGTTTTCCTATGCGGTATGGTGCTGGCGATCTCGGCGCTTATCATGACATTCCTGGTCTTCCGGAAATTTAAGCAGTTCGGCGGCGACGAAGGCTATGTAGCTCCGGAATAA
- a CDS encoding gluconokinase has protein sequence MVIILMGVSGSGKTTIGEKLAAATGGTFFDGDDFHPEANIQKMHAGIPLTDEDRLPWLQRLRQLIEEQEPKDTPTFIACSALKLSYRHILDPDDAQVRLVYLKGSFSLISERLHARHGHFMPESLLRSQFDALEQPDDCVVVDIDQTPDEIVTDLRDKLGL, from the coding sequence ATGGTCATCATCCTCATGGGCGTCTCCGGCTCAGGTAAAACTACCATCGGAGAAAAACTTGCCGCCGCCACCGGCGGAACCTTTTTCGACGGGGACGACTTCCACCCCGAGGCCAACATCCAAAAGATGCACGCAGGCATCCCCCTCACCGACGAGGACCGCCTGCCCTGGCTCCAGCGCTTGCGTCAGCTCATCGAAGAGCAGGAGCCCAAAGACACTCCGACCTTTATCGCCTGCTCAGCCCTCAAACTCAGCTACCGCCACATCCTCGACCCCGATGATGCGCAGGTACGCCTCGTCTATCTAAAAGGCTCCTTCAGCCTCATCTCCGAGCGCCTGCACGCCCGCCACGGACACTTCATGCCCGAGAGCCTGCTGCGCAGCCAGTTCGACGCCCTGGAGCAGCCGGACGACTGTGTGGTCGTGGACATCGACCAGACTCCCGACGAGATCGTCACCGACCTGCGCGACAAACTCGGACTCTAG
- a CDS encoding acetylxylan esterase: MPVVDKPLRDLVNYTTSNPRPADFDAFWAKGLAEMDALDPQVTFKDVDFPVSYASCQSMHFTGTGGSRVHARLVTPKTLPKEPGPALLIFHGYSGSSPDWVSMLPFVAAGYTVAALDCRGQGGLSEDTVSTRGNTLHGHIIKGLDDEPEKMYYRNVFLDTALLAKIVMGFEWVDETRVGSNGGSQGGALSLVCASLVPSLKRCWATFPFLCDYRRVWEMALDQRAYSGLRDYFRRFDPCHEREQEIFEKLGYIDVTHLAPRIKAEVTMAISQSDDVCPPSTQFAAYNAITSDKSYVLYPDFGHENLPGANEKAFQFLMGL; encoded by the coding sequence ATGCCCGTTGTTGATAAACCGCTCCGCGATCTCGTAAACTATACGACGTCCAACCCCCGCCCGGCTGATTTTGATGCTTTTTGGGCCAAGGGGCTGGCTGAAATGGACGCTCTCGATCCGCAAGTGACGTTCAAGGACGTTGACTTCCCGGTCAGCTACGCGAGCTGCCAGTCGATGCACTTCACCGGTACGGGTGGCTCACGCGTGCATGCCCGCCTCGTCACCCCCAAGACACTCCCGAAGGAGCCGGGCCCGGCCCTGTTGATTTTCCACGGCTACTCCGGCTCTTCACCGGACTGGGTCTCCATGCTGCCGTTTGTGGCCGCCGGTTATACCGTCGCTGCTCTGGACTGTCGTGGGCAGGGTGGCCTCTCTGAGGACACGGTCTCGACGCGCGGGAATACCCTGCACGGGCACATCATCAAGGGTCTCGATGACGAGCCCGAGAAGATGTACTACCGCAACGTCTTCCTCGATACCGCGCTGCTGGCCAAGATCGTGATGGGCTTCGAGTGGGTGGATGAGACCCGCGTGGGCTCCAACGGGGGAAGCCAGGGTGGTGCCCTTTCACTGGTGTGTGCCTCGCTGGTGCCGAGCCTGAAGCGCTGCTGGGCGACTTTCCCCTTCCTCTGCGACTACCGGCGTGTCTGGGAGATGGCGCTGGACCAGCGTGCCTACTCCGGGCTGCGGGACTACTTCCGCCGCTTCGACCCCTGCCACGAGCGTGAGCAGGAAATCTTTGAAAAGCTCGGCTATATCGACGTCACGCATCTGGCCCCGCGTATTAAGGCAGAGGTGACGATGGCGATCTCGCAGAGCGACGACGTCTGCCCGCCGTCCACGCAGTTTGCCGCCTACAACGCGATCACGTCCGATAAGTCCTACGTGCTGTACCCGGACTTTGGGCACGAGAATCTGCCCGGTGCCAACGAGAAAGCATTCCAGTTCCTCATGGGACTGTAG